From a single Cryptococcus deuterogattii R265 chromosome 5, complete sequence genomic region:
- a CDS encoding alcohol dehydrogenase yields the protein MRALVVPQPGVDYYTLQEQDTPSPKGTKVLLHIKASGLCHTDSMVRDGSFGGNWPIIGGHEPAGEVVAVGDNVEGVSIGERVVALLPRDPCGKCPDCTIGDWKYCKSIKFGGINANGYFSEYALVEAKFCVHIPDPMSFEQAAPLSCAGVTVYAGIKKAQLKPGDVIAISGVGALGYLGVQFAKAIGLKVVAIDTRIEALELVRLLDDDRRPDLIIDASRSKAEDALDAINGLRPSGYRGWAGVDASVLTSPAISSYQYAADLTRCHGTLILLAQPTKVEFQYPTFLARDITLRGSLHGNEIDLKDTVELAHKCNIKSEVKTFTVNQHKEMLDAVKSDTWKGKAVLVF from the exons ATGCGAGCGCTGGTCGTTCCCCAGCCAGGCGT GGACTATTATACACTTCAAGAGCAAGACACTCCCTCACCGAAAGGGACTAAAGTCCTACTGCACATCAAGGCGTCAGGTTTATGTCACACAGACTCAATGGTGAGGGACGGCAGTTTTGGTGGAAATTGGCCGATAATAGGGGGCCATGAGCCTGCGGGTGAGGTGGTAGCAGTCGGCGACAATGTGGAAGGAGTGTCTATTGGAGAAAGGGTGGTGGCTTTGTTACCCAGAGATCCTTGCG GTAAATGTCCAGACTGCACCATCGGCGATTGGAA ATACTGCAAGTCCATTAAGTTTGGCGGCATCAACGCAAATGGCTATTTCAGCGAATACGCTCTCGTTGAGGCCAAATTCTGCGTCCATATCCCAGATCCTATGAGCTTTGAACAG GCAGCCCCGCTAAGTTGTGCTGGAGTGACCGTGTATGCCGGTATCAAAAAAGCCCAGCTCAAACCCGGAGACGTGATCGCAATCAGCGGTGTAGGAGCACTGGGTTACCTCGGGGTACAATTTGCTAAGGCGATT GGTTTAAAAGTTGTCGCTATAGATACTCGTATTGAAGCCCTTGAGCTGGTACGGTTGCTCGATGATGACCGTCGTCCCGATTTGATCATCGACGCTAGCAGGAGCAAAGCAGAAGACGCACTCGATGCCATCAATGGACTCAGACCAAGTGGCTACCGCGGATGGGCAGGTGTTGACG CATCCGTGTTGACGTCGCCAGCCATTTCCTCCTACCAGTACGCTGCTGATCTTACTCGTTGCCATGGTACATTGATTCTCTTGGCTCAACCCACCAAAGTCGAGTTCCAGTACCCCACATTCCTTGCCAGAGATATCACACTTCGAGGATCATTGCACGGAAATGAAATAGATTTGAAGGACACAGTTGAGTTGGCCCATAAATGCAACATCAAATCGGAAGTGAAAACATTCACAGTCAACCAACACAAAGAGATGCTGGATGCTGTTAAAAGTGATACCTGGAAGGGCAAGGCCGTTTTAGTTTTTTAG